Proteins found in one Parasteatoda tepidariorum isolate YZ-2023 chromosome 7, CAS_Ptep_4.0, whole genome shotgun sequence genomic segment:
- the LOC139426032 gene encoding uncharacterized protein produces MITAQGNPTICVNLYTAITEPDYKEEFFSNSLKINVFINLHPEKFFFDFDPIVVYVMVHNRMQLLNPFFEGHALAGGEHYTGIVSMSENIRLPAPYDTNCKDYIKSWKENQGFGPLTQQECIEHCKLTTVTSLNMCADEQIIYSHTEELCLRDITATDDIIKNCTEKCQPACM; encoded by the exons ATGATAACTGCTCAGGGTAATCCTACTATTTGTGTAAATCTTTACACTGCTATCACTGAACCTGActataaagaagaatttttttctaattctttga aaataaatgtatttattaatctaCATCCGGAGAAATTCTTTTTCGACTTTGATCCAATCGTTGTGTACGTGATGGTACATAACCGTATGCAGTTACTTAATCCCTTTTTTGAGGGTCATGCACTGGCAGGTGGTGAACACTATACTGGTATTGTCTCAATG AGTGAAAATATAAGACTACCAGCACCCTATGATACAAATTGCAAAGACTATATTAAATCGTGGAAAGAAAACCAAGGATTTGGACCTTTAACACAACAG gaatgcaTTGAGCATTGTAAGTTGACGACTGTGACAAGTCTGAACATGTGTGCTGATGAACAGATTATTTATTCTCACACGGAAGAGCTCTGCCTAA GGGATATAACAGCAACAGATGATATCATCAAAAACTGCACTGAAAAGTGCCAACCAGCCTGtatgtaa